The Methanofervidicoccus sp. A16 genome has a segment encoding these proteins:
- a CDS encoding Pre-mRNA processing ribonucleoprotein, translating to MYYLIFTSYGAFLLDYNGDLSLENIKYYKIFPEEDIPKIMYDLRRGNLQIVDKLKEEWNLKDGEKVIVEYLEEEPTTPGKFVRENVYTLGKRYGVFNSYEEFIEKTNLWTTELTKLLMKEASERKDKLIIQTVSALDDLDETLNLFSERLREWYSLYFPEMDKIIKKHELYAKLVSQFLKRENYTRTKLKEFLPSKTAKILSKAAKSSMGAELSERDLSIIKEFADQIISLYNLRDKLVKYLEELMEETAPNLTKLAGPSLGARLISLTGGLERLSKLPASTIQVIGAEKALFAHLRLGADPPKHGVIFQHPLIQSSPWWIRGKVARALACKLAVGVRADVFGNYIADELLEALNKRVEEIKRKYPEPRKKTSKKRKEKKEKGKKKKKEDKKKKKKGKKSKKGKKVIGKTSSKW from the coding sequence ATGTACTATCTGATATTCACATCTTACGGTGCCTTTCTCCTAGATTATAATGGAGATCTAAGTTTGGAAAACATAAAATACTATAAGATATTCCCGGAAGAGGATATACCTAAGATTATGTACGACCTTAGAAGGGGAAATCTACAGATAGTTGATAAGTTGAAGGAGGAGTGGAATCTAAAAGACGGTGAAAAGGTTATAGTAGAGTATTTAGAGGAGGAGCCTACAACTCCAGGGAAATTCGTAAGAGAGAACGTCTACACTCTCGGTAAGAGGTACGGCGTCTTTAACAGTTATGAGGAGTTTATAGAAAAAACTAACCTCTGGACAACTGAACTCACTAAACTCCTGATGAAGGAAGCCTCTGAGAGAAAGGATAAATTAATAATCCAAACAGTAAGTGCACTAGATGACTTAGATGAGACACTTAATCTATTCTCCGAGAGACTTAGGGAGTGGTACTCCCTCTACTTCCCAGAGATGGACAAAATTATAAAGAAACATGAACTCTATGCAAAGTTAGTATCTCAGTTTTTAAAGAGGGAAAATTATACCAGGACTAAGTTAAAGGAGTTTTTACCTTCAAAAACAGCTAAAATTCTATCTAAAGCGGCAAAGAGTTCAATGGGTGCAGAGTTATCTGAGAGGGATCTTTCCATTATAAAAGAGTTTGCAGATCAGATAATATCTCTTTACAACTTAAGAGATAAATTAGTGAAGTATCTGGAAGAACTGATGGAGGAGACTGCACCTAACTTAACAAAGTTGGCAGGACCTTCCCTAGGTGCAAGACTTATAAGTTTAACTGGAGGATTGGAGAGACTGTCAAAACTACCTGCCTCTACAATACAGGTTATCGGTGCTGAGAAGGCACTGTTTGCACATCTGAGATTAGGTGCAGATCCTCCAAAACATGGGGTTATATTTCAACACCCTCTTATTCAAAGTTCTCCCTGGTGGATCAGGGGAAAGGTTGCAAGGGCCCTTGCCTGTAAGTTGGCGGTAGGAGTTAGGGCAGATGTATTTGGAAACTACATAGCAGATGAACTTCTTGAAGCCCTTAATAAGAGGGTTGAGGAGATAAAGAGGAAGTATCCTGAACCGAGGAAGAAAACTTCAAAGAAAAGAAAAGAAAAAAAAGAAAAAGGTAAGAAAAAGAAAAAAGAAGATAAAAAGAAAAAGAAAAAAGGTAAAAAATCGAAGAAGGGAAAGAAGGTAATAGGAAAGACATCCTCAAAATGGTGA